The following proteins are co-located in the Triticum aestivum cultivar Chinese Spring chromosome 1A, IWGSC CS RefSeq v2.1, whole genome shotgun sequence genome:
- the LOC123070894 gene encoding receptor-like protein EIX1, which translates to MTMFSFGIPSMPLPAHTSRPQSNAMAAASFLFLTILAAATTTPTAKATGISKSNGSCIPAERAALLSFKADITGDPDNRLVSWQQGRHDCCQWSGVTCSRRTGHILKLDLRNYFPVPTSESSPGVDGYLEDHSLRGQSLRRRFVCIRLG; encoded by the coding sequence ATGACCATGTTTTCGTTCGGCATCCCCTCCATGCCATTGCCAGCACACACTAGCCGACCCCAGAGCAACGCCATGGCCGCAGCGAGCTTCCTCTTCCTAACCATCCTTGCTGCAGCCACCACCACCCCCACCGCCAAAGCGACTGGAATATCCAAGTCCAACGGAAGCTGCATCCCGGCCGAGAGGGCCGCACTACTCTCCTTCAAGGCCGACATCACAGGCGACCCGGACAATCGCCTCGTCTCATGGCAGCAAGGACGACACGACTGCTGCCAGTGGAGCGGCGTCACCTGCAGCCGCCGGACAGGCCACATCCTCAAGCTCGACCTCCGCAATTATTTTCCAGTTCCAACAAGTGAAAGTTCCCCTGGTGTCGATGGTTACCTTGAAGACCACTCGCTACGTGGACAG